The Gillisia sp. Hel_I_86 genome has a segment encoding these proteins:
- a CDS encoding site-specific integrase: MASNAKIVLRKKPNKEGHCPLTIRITKNRRSNYHYIGHNIDPNDWDGKNIRVRKSHPYSDRLNGLLSAKLSEANKMLIDLQSSKKDISANQIKEKLYASSESVTFFEVAQDFLDDLEANEKLSRLSTDKARVNHVLNFTKSKQLAFQEIDENFLKRFKTYLRTKHNLSERSIVNNLIVIRTIYNKAIKLGIVDRKLYPFGSDKIRIKFPETEKIGLTRNEVKQLELVKNLTKNEIHARNLWLFSFYFAGIRVADVLKIRWNDIYDDRLHYRMNKNSKLLSLKIPEKVFPILEDYTSDRQNDEDFIFPEMKKADLTNAKDIYAKTKTANKKFNKYLVLVAEKAEISKKVTMHIARHTFGNISEDKIPINMLQKLYRHSSITTTINYQSNFMHRDADDALDSVINF, encoded by the coding sequence ATGGCATCAAACGCAAAAATAGTACTCCGGAAAAAGCCTAACAAAGAAGGACATTGTCCTCTTACTATTCGTATTACAAAAAACCGTCGCTCAAACTATCATTACATAGGTCATAATATTGATCCAAACGATTGGGATGGGAAAAATATTAGAGTTAGAAAATCACACCCTTACTCAGATAGGTTAAACGGTTTGCTTAGTGCTAAACTGTCTGAGGCAAATAAAATGCTGATCGATTTGCAATCGAGCAAAAAGGATATATCGGCCAATCAAATAAAAGAGAAACTTTATGCTTCTTCCGAATCAGTTACTTTTTTCGAAGTGGCACAAGATTTTCTTGATGATTTAGAAGCAAACGAAAAGCTGTCTAGGCTCTCGACCGACAAGGCTCGTGTTAACCACGTATTGAACTTTACCAAATCAAAACAGCTTGCTTTTCAAGAAATTGATGAAAACTTTCTAAAGAGATTTAAAACTTACCTCCGTACAAAACATAACCTATCGGAAAGGTCGATAGTAAACAATCTTATTGTGATTAGAACTATCTATAATAAAGCTATTAAATTGGGCATAGTAGATAGAAAACTTTATCCATTCGGTTCGGATAAAATACGGATCAAGTTCCCTGAAACTGAAAAAATAGGACTTACTAGAAATGAAGTCAAACAGCTTGAATTGGTTAAAAACTTGACCAAGAATGAAATTCACGCCCGAAATCTTTGGCTTTTCAGTTTTTACTTTGCCGGAATCCGCGTAGCTGATGTATTGAAAATTCGTTGGAACGATATTTATGATGATAGACTTCACTATCGAATGAACAAAAACTCAAAACTATTGTCCCTGAAAATTCCAGAAAAGGTTTTTCCGATTTTGGAAGATTACACTAGCGACAGGCAGAATGATGAGGATTTTATTTTTCCTGAAATGAAAAAAGCCGATTTGACAAATGCTAAAGATATTTATGCTAAAACAAAAACAGCCAATAAGAAATTCAATAAATATTTAGTATTGGTCGCTGAAAAAGCAGAAATATCAAAGAAAGTAACTATGCATATAGCGCGACATACTTTTGGAAATATATCTGAGGATAAAATCCCTATTAATATGCTACAAAAACTATATAGGCATTCATCGATTACTACCACGATTAACTACCAATCTAATTTTATGCATCGTGATGCTGATGATGCCTTAGATAGTGTGATTAATTTTTAG
- a CDS encoding helix-turn-helix transcriptional regulator: MKIYFKEPIEPLKNYVKYFWHTNFERPNHNFFKYNMMADSSPGLIFHHDNGNATISERDGSKLPNAFLYGPSNKPCSNFDNGNSFLYGVVFQPMAIKSLFNIDANLMKNNLLNLDNFIEHNITDKLLNSKKLESIELIFNTLIKKQIRRVEKEDFLIKKSLELIFHNTENQSISNLSSSLKISKRQFERRFNTFVGIPPANYIRVSKFQKSLNLLLTGKYQKLSDIAYQFGYTDQSHFIKEFKSFSGFKPKDLSKNENSQCNFHLLTERIILN; the protein is encoded by the coding sequence ATGAAAATTTATTTTAAAGAACCTATAGAGCCATTGAAAAATTATGTGAAATACTTTTGGCATACTAATTTCGAGCGACCCAATCATAATTTTTTTAAATATAATATGATGGCGGATAGTTCCCCTGGCCTAATTTTTCATCACGATAATGGAAATGCAACTATTTCTGAAAGAGATGGTTCCAAATTACCGAATGCTTTTCTATATGGCCCAAGCAATAAACCGTGTAGTAATTTTGACAATGGGAATTCGTTCCTTTACGGGGTAGTATTTCAACCTATGGCCATAAAGTCATTGTTCAATATTGACGCTAATCTAATGAAAAATAATTTGCTAAATCTAGATAATTTTATAGAACACAATATAACTGATAAATTACTGAATTCTAAAAAATTGGAGTCCATAGAACTGATTTTCAATACATTGATTAAAAAACAAATTCGCCGAGTCGAAAAAGAAGATTTTTTAATTAAGAAAAGTTTAGAACTGATTTTTCATAACACCGAAAACCAAAGCATTAGTAATTTAAGCAGTAGTCTAAAAATTTCCAAGCGTCAATTTGAAAGAAGGTTCAATACTTTTGTGGGCATTCCACCTGCAAATTACATACGCGTTTCTAAATTTCAAAAATCCTTGAATCTTTTATTGACGGGCAAATATCAAAAATTATCTGATATCGCCTACCAATTTGGATATACAGATCAATCTCATTTCATTAAGGAATTTAAAAGCTTTTCTGGATTTAAGCCTAAAGATTTATCGAAAAATGAGAATTCTCAATGCAATTTTCATTTGTTAACTGAAAGAATAATCCTCAATTGA
- a CDS encoding MBL fold metallo-hydrolase, with protein MLKVHHLNCVIIKSPMGKAIGHCLLLEQNKNLVLVDCGIGLSEAQNPEEKLGKELVDAVGFQLDPEITAIKQIQKLGFNPSKVTDCICSHLDPDHIGGLTDFPNARVHVSKEEYVAFKEGNERYLPYQLEHNPKIKLYEDNDGEWFGLPSRKIDLNFETEMYLIPLFGHTLGHCGIAFQKDDDKWVFYVGDAYYLKAEINEINHPIDELASIRAVDNNLRKESLNKVRTVVKKYADKIEYFGYHDPTELILKN; from the coding sequence ATGTTGAAGGTACATCATCTAAACTGTGTTATTATTAAATCTCCAATGGGCAAAGCTATTGGGCATTGTCTGTTACTAGAGCAAAATAAAAATTTAGTGCTTGTTGATTGTGGAATAGGTTTATCAGAAGCTCAAAATCCTGAAGAAAAACTTGGTAAGGAACTTGTCGATGCTGTTGGTTTTCAATTAGATCCAGAAATCACAGCAATTAAACAAATTCAAAAACTTGGTTTTAATCCAAGCAAGGTAACTGACTGTATCTGCTCGCATTTAGACCCAGATCATATTGGCGGATTGACCGATTTTCCCAATGCTCGAGTTCACGTTTCAAAAGAGGAATATGTGGCTTTTAAAGAAGGTAATGAAAGATATCTTCCCTATCAATTGGAACATAATCCTAAAATAAAGCTCTATGAAGATAACGATGGGGAGTGGTTTGGACTTCCATCAAGAAAAATTGATTTAAATTTTGAAACAGAGATGTACTTAATCCCTTTGTTTGGGCATACACTTGGACATTGCGGAATAGCTTTTCAAAAGGATGATGATAAATGGGTTTTTTACGTTGGAGATGCCTACTATTTAAAAGCCGAAATTAATGAAATCAATCATCCTATAGATGAACTTGCCTCAATTAGGGCAGTTGACAATAATCTAAGGAAAGAAAGTTTGAATAAAGTAAGAACTGTTGTAAAAAAGTATGCGGACAAAATAGAGTATTTCGGATATCACGATCCGACAGAATTAATTCTTAAAAATTGA
- a CDS encoding RteC domain-containing protein has translation MTRNIEEILSNYKREIDELGQISELNFSRIEKGIQISRSYLQKLRVALRKRKFKNKEDEILFFKKQKPSIYGHLKFFAKLYKFLLTKPRGTDKSKLAYIDAEIKKLQDYYYCNCEFIKYYRQNATFLDEFYFLRGNDNIGLITDTSHFYTDMEFSTSHDNAVAKIIAYDLLLNHYTFEIDNLKKSTREISNNAKLLEGLSLTWTSNKIDLTELIYALIASGAVKGDIKDLATAFEKIFDIDLGNYYRSFLEIRGRKEGLARFLDLLKRSLLGRIKVADD, from the coding sequence ATGACGAGAAATATAGAAGAAATATTATCGAACTACAAAAGAGAAATAGATGAACTGGGCCAGATTTCCGAGCTAAATTTTTCTAGAATTGAAAAAGGTATTCAAATTTCTAGGTCTTATCTTCAAAAACTTAGAGTCGCTCTTAGAAAAAGAAAATTCAAAAATAAAGAAGATGAAATTTTATTCTTTAAAAAGCAAAAACCATCTATTTACGGTCACCTAAAATTTTTCGCCAAACTTTATAAATTTCTTTTAACAAAACCCAGAGGAACGGATAAATCAAAACTAGCCTATATAGATGCAGAAATAAAAAAATTACAAGACTATTATTACTGCAACTGTGAGTTCATAAAATACTACAGACAGAACGCTACATTTTTAGATGAGTTTTATTTTTTGCGTGGCAACGATAATATAGGATTAATCACTGATACTTCTCACTTCTATACAGATATGGAATTCTCAACTAGTCACGACAATGCTGTGGCTAAAATTATAGCATATGATTTACTATTAAACCATTACACATTCGAAATTGATAATTTGAAAAAATCAACAAGAGAAATTTCAAATAATGCAAAACTATTGGAAGGTTTGAGCCTAACTTGGACTTCAAACAAGATTGATTTAACCGAACTTATTTATGCATTGATAGCTTCGGGAGCAGTAAAGGGAGATATCAAAGATTTGGCTACCGCCTTTGAGAAAATTTTTGATATTGACCTAGGGAATTACTATCGTAGTTTTTTAGAAATACGTGGTCGTAAAGAAGGTTTGGCTAGGTTTTTAGATTTGTTAAAGAGAAGCCTCTTAGGAAGAATTAAAGTAGCGGATGACTAA
- a CDS encoding LysR family transcriptional regulator, whose translation MVNLEWYRTFKAVYEEGNLTRASEVLFSSQPGVSLHIGSLESYIGFKLFERTSRKMIPTERGQILYDYIIDPINRLEKAEQHFKRKGLEEKPTLSIGMCSEVFQVFFEPSIGTLKFDVIAHFGEYPQMIKELTEGILDLVIIPQLVDSKGIIYKPFFKEKIQLIAGKNTDTEDIENLIFNKKWSELEQALKKQIWYGSHNVMEYSKTFWYQNFDKKKWFKPNFLVPNIISIIRCISNGQGLALVPDFLSVGQLKENSVKLLWEGRSPFENTFYFAFRENSRLTKEIAQIKEIISQEISKIK comes from the coding sequence ATGGTAAATCTGGAATGGTATAGAACTTTCAAAGCAGTATATGAAGAAGGTAATCTAACAAGAGCTTCGGAAGTATTGTTTTCATCTCAGCCCGGTGTAAGCCTTCATATAGGTTCATTAGAATCTTATATAGGCTTTAAATTGTTCGAAAGGACTTCGCGTAAAATGATACCTACAGAAAGAGGTCAAATCCTTTATGACTACATCATCGACCCCATCAATAGATTGGAAAAAGCAGAACAGCATTTTAAGAGGAAAGGGTTAGAGGAAAAACCGACTTTGAGTATAGGGATGTGTTCAGAGGTTTTCCAGGTTTTTTTTGAACCTAGCATTGGAACTTTGAAATTTGATGTCATAGCCCATTTTGGAGAATATCCACAAATGATAAAAGAACTCACGGAAGGGATACTGGATTTGGTAATCATACCTCAACTTGTCGATTCAAAGGGAATTATCTACAAGCCGTTTTTTAAGGAGAAAATCCAATTGATTGCGGGTAAAAATACAGATACCGAGGATATTGAAAATTTGATTTTCAACAAAAAATGGTCAGAATTAGAACAGGCACTTAAAAAGCAAATTTGGTATGGGTCACATAATGTAATGGAGTATTCCAAGACTTTTTGGTATCAAAATTTCGATAAGAAAAAATGGTTTAAACCTAATTTTTTAGTGCCCAATATTATTTCAATTATTAGGTGTATAAGTAATGGTCAGGGGCTAGCTTTAGTACCGGATTTTCTTTCTGTAGGGCAATTAAAGGAAAATAGTGTAAAATTATTATGGGAAGGGCGCAGCCCTTTTGAGAATACGTTTTATTTCGCTTTTCGTGAAAATTCTAGGCTAACCAAAGAGATTGCTCAAATTAAGGAAATAATTTCTCAGGAAATTAGCAAGATAAAATAA
- a CDS encoding NAD(P)H-dependent oxidoreductase produces the protein MQNILIINGWHSFAISQGRFNKSLFDISLAHFQSSDDYIVKTTEIEKDYDVEEEVAKYLWADTIIYHTPVWWFYVPFKFKQYLDEVLTAGYGKDKGMWSSDGRDQKNPEINYGTGGLLHNKNYVLTTSWNAPQGAFSLPDEFFKEISVDDGPMSGFHGMNRYLGLELLESLKFFDVEKNADTKAQLKSYKNFLNEKFEVKITSPDYEAH, from the coding sequence ATGCAGAATATATTGATTATAAATGGCTGGCACTCTTTTGCAATCTCCCAAGGAAGATTCAATAAGTCATTATTTGACATCTCTCTAGCTCATTTTCAATCGAGCGACGATTACATCGTGAAAACTACAGAAATTGAAAAAGATTACGATGTTGAGGAAGAAGTTGCTAAATACCTTTGGGCAGATACCATAATATACCATACACCTGTATGGTGGTTCTACGTCCCGTTCAAGTTCAAACAATATTTGGATGAAGTATTGACCGCAGGATACGGAAAGGATAAAGGGATGTGGTCGAGCGATGGTAGAGACCAAAAAAATCCTGAGATAAACTACGGTACCGGTGGTTTACTACATAACAAAAATTATGTATTGACCACAAGTTGGAATGCGCCCCAAGGAGCCTTTAGCCTGCCTGATGAATTTTTTAAGGAAATCAGTGTGGACGATGGTCCAATGTCCGGTTTCCACGGAATGAACAGGTATCTCGGCCTGGAATTATTGGAATCATTAAAATTCTTTGACGTAGAAAAAAATGCTGATACCAAAGCACAACTTAAAAGCTATAAAAATTTCCTGAATGAAAAATTTGAAGTGAAAATAACAAGTCCCGATTATGAAGCTCATTGA
- a CDS encoding RidA family protein, giving the protein MRETFNKKTIDPMQVKNIEISPDPYKPYNLAQGYLVGEVLYISGQAAYGKTGELIGINDFDVQAEQTFKNLKTVLEAGGSSLKSVVKVTIFLRDMANFSKIVSLRKKYFTAPYPADTIVEVSSLYSPDALIEIEAIAVLEN; this is encoded by the coding sequence ATGCGAGAAACCTTCAACAAAAAAACAATAGATCCTATGCAAGTTAAAAATATTGAAATAAGTCCAGACCCCTACAAACCTTACAATTTAGCCCAAGGATATCTTGTAGGCGAAGTACTCTATATTTCCGGCCAAGCTGCCTACGGTAAAACGGGGGAGCTTATAGGTATTAATGATTTTGATGTTCAGGCCGAACAGACGTTCAAAAATTTGAAAACCGTACTTGAAGCCGGAGGATCAAGTTTAAAGAGCGTAGTGAAAGTGACTATCTTTTTACGGGATATGGCAAATTTCAGCAAAATTGTCTCTCTAAGAAAAAAGTACTTTACCGCGCCATACCCGGCAGATACAATTGTAGAAGTAAGTTCCCTTTATTCCCCAGATGCCCTGATAGAAATAGAGGCGATAGCAGTATTGGAAAATTAA
- a CDS encoding RteC domain-containing protein — protein MVEAITHTISGYRQDIFKIEEGDLNEFRNIEKGIQISRSYLQKLRVVLRNGKFKNKEDEISFFKKQKPFIYGHLKFFAKLYKFLLTKPRGTDKSKRLYIDAEIKKLQDYYYYNSEFIKYYRQNATFLDEFYFLRGNDNIGLMADTSHFYTDAEFSTSHDNAVAKIIAYDLLLNHYTEELNKLKKPSRRNQKNIFFERLNLTWIANKIDLVELTYALIASGAVKGDIKELAAAFEKNFDIDLGNIYRTFLEIRARKIDLAKFMDKLKASLLRKIEDADN, from the coding sequence ATGGTCGAAGCTATAACCCACACAATTTCTGGATATAGACAGGATATTTTTAAAATTGAAGAAGGAGACCTCAATGAATTTCGAAATATCGAAAAAGGTATTCAAATTTCTAGGTCTTATCTTCAAAAACTTCGAGTTGTACTCCGAAATGGGAAATTCAAGAATAAAGAGGATGAAATTTCATTCTTTAAAAAACAAAAGCCATTTATTTACGGCCATCTAAAATTCTTTGCCAAGCTCTATAAATTTCTTTTGACAAAACCTAGAGGTACGGATAAATCAAAACGTTTATACATAGATGCAGAAATAAAAAAACTCCAGGACTATTATTACTACAATAGCGAGTTCATTAAGTACTACAGACAGAACGCCACGTTTTTAGATGAGTTCTATTTTTTGCGTGGCAATGATAATATAGGTTTGATGGCAGATACTTCTCATTTTTATACGGATGCAGAATTCTCTACCAGTCACGACAACGCTGTGGCCAAAATTATCGCCTACGATTTATTGCTGAACCATTATACCGAAGAGTTGAACAAACTAAAAAAGCCATCAAGAAGGAATCAAAAGAATATTTTTTTCGAACGATTGAACCTAACTTGGATTGCCAACAAAATAGACTTGGTAGAACTTACTTATGCGCTTATTGCTTCGGGCGCGGTTAAGGGCGATATTAAAGAGTTGGCAGCTGCCTTTGAAAAAAATTTTGATATTGATCTGGGCAACATTTATCGAACATTTTTGGAAATACGGGCACGGAAAATTGATCTCGCAAAGTTTATGGACAAACTTAAAGCCAGCTTACTTCGGAAAATCGAGGACGCTGATAACTAA
- a CDS encoding helix-turn-helix domain-containing protein, translated as MPTSIITTDDLREFKMELLDDIKTLLAKQSKGKLKRYLKSSQVMDLLQVSPGTLQNLRINGTLPYTKVGGIIYYDAEEIQNVMTANRVQHGLNS; from the coding sequence ATGCCGACAAGTATTATTACTACAGACGACCTTCGGGAATTCAAAATGGAATTGCTCGATGACATTAAAACCCTTTTAGCAAAACAGTCTAAAGGAAAATTGAAAAGATACCTCAAATCTTCACAGGTTATGGATTTACTGCAAGTAAGTCCGGGAACGCTTCAAAATTTAAGAATAAACGGCACCCTTCCCTACACAAAAGTAGGCGGCATTATTTATTATGATGCAGAGGAAATCCAAAATGTGATGACCGCAAACCGTGTACAGCATGGTCTAAATTCTTAG
- a CDS encoding IS630 family transposase translates to MRTSLNKNKYKQVNLYFQDEARFGMMTHTGKHLTACGIKPIVKYQHIFKTTYLYGSYSPINGNSFVWEINGVDTTVFEAYLENFSKYKPQEFKIVIIDNAGFHSTKNINVPENIYLLRIPPYTPELNPCEQVWQYIKNRFKNQRFKSMQELKQWLHQIVKDMGKQTIKSITGNHHYVNAFITTFNS, encoded by the coding sequence ATTAGAACAAGTCTAAATAAAAACAAGTATAAGCAAGTAAATTTGTACTTTCAAGATGAAGCTCGATTTGGTATGATGACCCATACCGGCAAACACTTAACAGCCTGCGGGATCAAACCTATTGTCAAATATCAACACATATTTAAAACAACTTATCTATATGGTAGTTATTCCCCAATAAACGGAAATAGTTTTGTCTGGGAAATTAATGGAGTAGATACTACTGTTTTCGAAGCTTATCTAGAGAACTTCTCTAAATACAAACCTCAAGAATTTAAAATTGTGATAATTGATAATGCTGGTTTTCATTCGACAAAAAATATTAATGTGCCCGAGAATATATATTTGTTGAGAATTCCGCCTTACACTCCAGAACTCAATCCGTGTGAACAAGTATGGCAGTATATTAAAAATAGGTTTAAAAATCAAAGGTTTAAATCAATGCAGGAACTTAAACAATGGCTACATCAAATCGTAAAAGATATGGGCAAGCAAACAATAAAATCAATTACTGGCAATCACCATTATGTAAATGCATTTATTACGACTTTTAATAGTTAA
- a CDS encoding winged helix-turn-helix domain-containing protein yields MFLIYLKENKFKTRHELCDYLGIDPRTQQRWTKQYLENGISFLLTDLPKNKKSKIITPEIHKELEKRLNSSDQGFLGYWDAQAWVNNEFDIDIQYHWLRKYLIKHFKTKLKSPRKSHYKKDEEAGKAFLKTP; encoded by the coding sequence ATGTTTTTAATCTATCTAAAAGAGAACAAATTTAAAACACGCCACGAGCTTTGCGATTATTTAGGTATTGATCCACGAACCCAACAACGCTGGACAAAACAGTATCTTGAAAATGGAATATCGTTTTTATTGACTGATTTGCCCAAGAACAAAAAGTCAAAAATAATCACTCCTGAAATACATAAGGAACTTGAAAAACGTTTGAATTCTAGCGACCAGGGATTTTTAGGATATTGGGATGCGCAAGCGTGGGTAAATAATGAATTTGACATAGATATACAATACCATTGGTTGCGCAAATATTTGATAAAGCATTTTAAGACCAAGCTTAAAAGCCCCCGTAAATCTCATTATAAAAAAGATGAAGAAGCTGGAAAAGCTTTTTTAAAAACTCCCTAA
- a CDS encoding ATPase — protein MDNPSKITEGGVEYSLGKFDGKSVLYDFDQILIYLNAKGKLLFGKNFRIYDEDTVIIRKLCHYFIKDKENCEKEGIDPDKGILLSGPVGCGKTTLMRLLRYIVPLQRPYEMIPCRNVAFSFNHLGFKTIEEYGNTKFFCFDDLGIEPAGRFYGKDLNVMGEVLLSRYELYLQTKHKIKTHATTNLNAEELEERYGNRVRSRMRELFNLIAFDEGAGDKRK, from the coding sequence ATGGACAACCCCTCTAAAATTACCGAAGGTGGCGTGGAATATTCGCTCGGAAAGTTTGATGGTAAAAGCGTTCTCTACGATTTTGACCAAATCTTGATTTATCTTAATGCAAAGGGTAAGCTGCTCTTTGGCAAGAACTTCAGAATTTATGATGAGGATACCGTTATAATCCGTAAGCTGTGCCACTATTTTATCAAGGACAAAGAGAATTGTGAAAAAGAAGGAATTGACCCTGACAAGGGCATTCTGCTTTCCGGGCCGGTTGGTTGTGGAAAGACTACATTGATGCGATTATTAAGGTATATCGTCCCATTACAGCGACCATATGAAATGATTCCGTGCCGGAATGTAGCGTTTAGTTTTAATCATTTGGGATTTAAGACTATTGAGGAATATGGTAACACGAAATTTTTCTGCTTTGACGATTTAGGCATTGAACCTGCTGGAAGATTTTACGGCAAAGATTTGAACGTGATGGGCGAAGTGCTTTTATCTCGTTACGAACTTTATCTTCAGACCAAGCATAAAATCAAAACCCACGCTACTACCAATCTCAATGCCGAGGAACTTGAGGAACGCTACGGTAACCGTGTCCGTAGCCGGATGCGTGAACTGTTTAATTTGATAGCCTTTGATGAAGGGGCTGGGGATAAGAGAAAATAA